From one Mobula hypostoma chromosome 28, sMobHyp1.1, whole genome shotgun sequence genomic stretch:
- the mecp2 gene encoding methyl-CpG-binding protein 2, protein MAAAPSAGERLDEKPEEHEQAGQREKVVKVKKHKVKKDERDEERRGEAQTTEAPVPEPADGAKVETAEQEGAVAATPSTPKPRRSLIRDRGPLYDDPTLPEGWTRKLKQRKSGRSAGKYDVYIINPQGKAFRSKVELLAHFEKVGDTTLDPSDFDFTVTGRGSPSRREKKPPKKPKTPKSPGTGRGRGRPKGSGKDKMVRKSGPSKRLSEKSAAKLLVKMPFAAPLLQKAEGGTSSMEQHPKVRKGVPGRKRKSDSDPQVVPKKRGRKPGGGGGGGAAVAKKKAVKEVSAKPEEVAVLPIKKRNLGEESSPLKKRKSTRIFEEDTGTPVVGSSLAREGSEAEELAGAGKGQKGAKSAAPKAREGSPKARSLKKECPPLTEAPKELASPEAESSKDGSSPSERKDLSGRACGEEKPLRARPEADLLPKEPPKTELAEKSKLRGEGEQRGVISAVPRPAREEAADARATVSERVS, encoded by the exons TGACGAGAAACCTGAAGAGCACGAGCAGGCCGGGCAGCGGGAGAAGGTGGTGAAGgtgaagaagcacaaggtgaagAAGGATGAGCGGGACGAGGAGAGGCGCGGGGAAGCCCAGACGACGGAAGCGCCAGTCCCCGAGCCGGCAGACGGCGCCAAAGTCGAGACGGCGGAGCAAGAGGGGGCTGTGGCGGCCACCCCTTCCACCCCGAAGCCCCGGCGTTCCCTGATTCGAGACCGGGGGCCCCTATATGACGACCCCACGCTTCCCGAGGGCTGGACGCGCAAACTGAAGCAGCGGAAGTCGGGTCGGTCGGCAGGGAAGTACGACGTCTACATTATAAA CCCGCAAGGCAAAGCCTTCCGTTCCAAAGTGGAGCTCCTGGCGCACTTCGAAAAGGTCGGCGACACCACCCTTGACCCTAGCGACTTTGACTTCACGGTCACGGGCCGAGGAAGCCCCTCGAGGAGAGAGAAGAAGCCACCCAAAAAGCCAAAGACCCCCAAGTCACCTGGCACTGGCAGGGGACGGGGCCGGCCCAAAGGTAGTGGCAAGGATAAGATGGTGCGGAAGAGCGGCCCGTCAAAGAGGCTGTCAGAAAAGAGCGCGGCCAAGCTCCTGGTTAAGATGCCCTTCGCAGCCCCCCTGCTGCAGAAAGCTGAGGGAGGCACGTCTTCCATGGAGCAGCATCCGAAAGTGCGCAAGGGGGTACCCGGTAGGAAGAGGAAGTCTGACAGCGACCCCCAGGTGGTTCCCAAGAAGAGGGGCCGGAAGCCGGGAGGAGGGGGCGGCGGGGGGGCGGCTGTGGCAAAGAAGAAGGCAGTCAAGGAGGTGTCTGCTAAGCCCGAGGAGGTGGCCGTCCTGCCCATCAAGAAGCGAAACCTAGGGGAGGAGAGCTCTCCCCTGAAGAAGCGGAAGAGCACGCGCATCTTCGAGGAGGACACCGGCACACCAGTGGTGGGGAGCTCGCTGGCGAGGGAGGGCAGCGAGGCGGAAGAGCTGGCTGGTGCTGGGAAGGGACAGAAAGGCGCCAAGAGCGCGGCGCCTAAGGCACGAGAAGGCAGCCCCAAAGCCCGGAGCCTCAAGAAGGAGTGTCCGCCACTGACCGAGGCCCCAAAGGAATTGGCGTCCCCGGAGGCAGAGAGCTCCAAGGACGGCAGCAGCCCCTCGGAACGCAAAGACTTGAGCGGCCGGGCGTGCGGCGAGGAGAAGCCGCTGCGCGCCCGACCCGAGGCCGACCTGCTGCCGAAGGAGCCCCCAAAGACTGAGCTCGCGGAGAAGAGCAAACTGAGAGGCGAGGGTGAGCAGCGGGGAGTCATCTCGGCCGTCCCCAGGCCGGCCAGGGAGGAGGCGGCCGACGCCCGGGCGACTGTTTCCGAGAGAGTGAGCTGA